GTTATTGATGGAGATTTGAAAGAACCAATTATCGGGGCTAGTGTATGGTTGAAAAATAGTTCGTCCGGAGCTGTTACTAATTTGGATGGTAAATATACGATTACCGTTGAAGGAATTGGTGGCGTACTTGAATTTTCATATATCGGTATGAAGAAACAGGAGATAGTCATTGGCGACCAAAGCGTTATTAATGTAACGTTAAGTGCGGATACGAAGAAGCTGGATGAAGTTGTAGTAGTAGGCTACGGACACCAGAAGAAAGAGAGCGTTGTAGGCGCTATTTCTTCACTGGATGTAGGCGAATTGAACATTCCTGGTTCCAATATATCAAACGTACTGGCAGGACAATTGGCAGGTGTTGTCTCTATGCAGGCATCCGGTGAGCCGGGCAAGAATAGTGCTTCCGATTTTTATATTCGTGGTATAGCCTCTTTCAAGGGTAACTCTACTCCATTGGTTTTGGTAGACGGTATCGAACGTGAACTCGACTTGGTTGATGTGGACGATATTGCTACTTTCTCTATCTTGAAAGATGCTTCCGCATCAGCCGTGTATGGTGTACGTGGAGCCAATGGTGTTATCTTGATTACCACAAAGAAAGGTACAGAAGGCAAACCTCGTATCAATGTACGTGCAGAAATGGGATTCAAAAGTCCTACACGTATGCCCGAAATGGCTAATTCCGTACAGTGGGCTGAAATGTATAATGAAGCGAAAGGGTTGACCGGTAACGGTGACGGCGGTTATTCGGCGGAGCAAATCCAAAAATATAGAGACGGTTCCGACACAGACCTTTATCCGAACGTAAACTGGCTGGACCAAATGTACAGGAACTTGGCTTCCAGTGAGCGTATTACACTGAATCTTTCAGGTGGTGGTGATATCTGTAAATACTATGTATCCGGTGGTTTTTATAATGAAGGTTCTATTTTCAGAAATGCGGGTAATGTTTATGATTATAACTCTTCCATCCATTATACGAAGTTCAACTTCCGCGCCAATATGGATTTCTCGGTTACGCCGACTACAACATTCAATGTAAACCTGGCTAATATCTATGAAAGTTCATGGGGACCGGGAGCTACGACAAAAGATATTTGGGAGTATGCTTTCAATACTTCCCCGAATGCCTATCCCGTCCAATATTCGGACGGAACTATTTCGGCACCGAGTTCGGCCAGTGGATTTAACCCATGGAACCTGTTGGTACATTCCGGCTATCGTGAGCAAAGTTGGAACTCTGCTCAGTCATTGATTGGTGTCACCCAGAAATTGGATATGATTACTCCGGGATTGACTGCAAATATCAAGTTCTCTTGGGATGCTTCTAATAATACATTACAGGTTCGTTCGAAAACTCCGCCCCAGTTTCATGCGACAGGCCGGAATGATGACGGTTCATTGAACTATAAAACGATTTATGAGGGTTCCAATAATCTGTCATATGCCCCGCCGGTGACTGAATCTAAAATAACCACTTATATGGAAGGCTCACTCAATTATACACACCTGTTTGCCCAAAAACATCGTGTAGGTGTCCTGCTCCTCTACAATCATAAAATATATAAGCTACTGACAGCAGAAAACCAAAAGAAATCATTACCATATAAAAGCCAGGGATTGGCAGGACGTTTGACTTATGCTTATAAAGATAAGTATTTTGCGGAGTTCAACATGGGATATACAGGTTCGGAGAATTTTGCCCGTGGTCATCGTTTCGGATTCTTCCCTGCCTATGCATTAGGTTGGATGGTGTCCAGTGAAAAGTGGTTTGAACCATTGACAAAGGTAGTAAACGACTTGAAGTTGAAAGCATCTTATGGAAAAGTAGGTAACGATGATATCGGAGCATACAGAAGATGGGCTTATGAGCCGACTATCAATACACTAAACGGATGGAAATATGGAAAGACAGGCAATCAGACAGGTACAGGCTATCGTGTAGGAGAAATTGAAAATACGAATGTATCTTGGGAGGAAGCGACAAAAGTAAATGCGGGTATTGAACTCCGTCTGTTTGATAAACTAAAAATACAGGCAGATTATTTCTACGAAGAACGTAATGGAATTTTCCTGGCACGTGCAGGACTGCCAGCTATTGTCGGTCTTACGACAACTCCTTATGTAAATGTCGGCAAAGCAAAAGTGTCTGGTATAGACGGTACGATTGAGTATCAGCAACAAGTGGGCAAAGTGTTGCTGACAGGTCGCGGCAATTTTACTTTCTCCCGCAATCAGATGCTGGACAATGACGAACCGGATTGGGAATACAAATATCAGAACTCTATTGGTAAGCCATTCGGGCGTAAAGGTGCGACACAGCGTAAAGGACTTATTGCTTTGGGGTTCTTTGAAAGTCAGGAAGAGATAGATAACAGCCCGACACAGATGTTCGGTGAATACAGAGTGGGCGACACCAAATATAAGGATGTGAATGGTGATGGTAAAATTGATACATATGATCAAATCTCTATCGGTTATACCGACCTTCCTGAAATCACATATGGATTTGGACTCACAGCCAAATGGAAGAACTTTGATGCCAGTGTATTTTTCCAGGGGGTAGCACGCACTTCTACCTATCTGAGCGGTACTCCTCTGCGTCCTTTCAGTAGTGACAATATGGACCGTTCGGCTATTTATGAAGACCTTTATAAATATTCATGGAAGACCACCAATACAGACGCTGAGAATGCTGCTGCTAAATATCCCCGTTTGAGTTACGGTGCAGAAGCCGGCAGTTCCAACAATAACCAGTCATCTACTATATGGTTACGCGACCGTAGTTTTCTTCGCCTGAAAAATGCGGAAATAGGATATACATTACCGAAAACCTGGTTGAATAAGACTTTCATCAAATCTTTCCGTTTCTATGTAGCGGGAACCAACCTGTTGACATTCAGCAAATTCAAACTGTGGGATCCGGAATTGTTGGATACTACCAATGGAGCGAAATATCCGAATAATATGACTGTGACTATCGGTTTAAATGCTAATTTTTAATCAATAATATAGAATCAATATGAGATTATCAATAACTAAATATATACTGTTACTTTGTGGAATCATTCCCTTATTAACTTCATGTGAAGATTTCCTTGATAAACAGGAAACCGAAGATATTACTTTTGGACAACTTTGGGAGAAGAGAGCCTATACACGCGGATATTTCCTGAATGCGATGAGCTTTCTTCCGAATGACTTGACAAGTTATGTCTCTACTCCCCAAAGTACAGCTACGGATGAGCTTATAAATGCTTCGAATGCCGGTGCCGAATCAATGAATACGGGAGCCTGGAATGCATCGAACGTACCCGGCGCAAATTTTAATTTGTATAATGGTATTCGCGAATGTAATATCTTTATGCAGAATGTTTATAGCTGTACGGATCCTACCGTCACGCAAGAAGAAAAAGACGAATGGTATTGGTACACGCGCTGGGCACGAGCTTATTATTACTTTTTGATGATGCGCAATTATGGACCCGTTTTTTTGTTGGGAGACGAAATCCTACCATATGATGCCACTACGGAATCCCTTTACCGTCCGCGCAATACTTGGGAACAATGTGTAGAATATGTTACGGATGAAATGGGGAAATGTGGTACATACTTTAAGGAACACGGAAAAACAACTTGGACGGTAGATGCTGAATATGGATTGCCTACCGAAGGGGCTGCCTTGGCTGTCATTTCACGATTGAGACTTTATTCCGCACGCGATTTATATAATGGGAATACATTGTATAATACAGTAAAGAATCCTGTGACACCTGATTTCCCGGAACTTTCCGAACAATATTTGTTCCCTCAGGATTATAACAATGACAAATGGAAAGAAGCTGTTTTGGCTGCTAAGGCTGTCATAGATTTAGGAGTATATGAATTGCATAGAGATGCTGCAACTCCCGATGACCCGTATGCAAATTATCTTGGCATTACTCAGACAGACTGGAACAAAGAACTTATCTGGTCTACAGGATATGCAAGTCGGGAAATTGTAGCCAGAAGAACAACTCCGACCGGAGTGAAGACAAAGAAAGGCGGCAATGGGGCTGCTTATGGTGCTTTGGGACCTTCGCAGCAACAAGTGGACGCTTATGCAATGGATAATGGCATATATCCGATTACAGGATACGAAGCTGATGGAACTCCGGAAATTGACAGAAACTCCGGTTATACGGAAAGTGGGACAACTAATTTTGAAAATCCTTTCTTGAAATACCTGAGCAGAGGAGATACTTATCAGAATAAGTATTATAAGAGAACAACCCGTAACATGTTTGTCAATCGTGAGCCCCGTTTCTATATAGCTGTATATTGGAGCGACAGTTACTGGAGATGTGGTCCGGGTAAAGATGATTATGTATTATGCAATTTGGCAAAAGACGGCAATTCGAATACTTCTCACGACCATTCAAGAGGTGGATATTTGCTTAACCGCTTCTGTGACCATACTGCCAGTTTTGTGAATAACCAACCGGGGAATATGGTATTTCCTACATTCCGTTTGGGAGAAATCTATCTGAACTTCATCGAAGCTGCTTTGGAATGGGAAAAGAGAACCGGAGATAACCAGTTTCATGCCAAGGCGATGGAATATTGGGCAGATTTGCGTGACCGTTCGGGCATGAGTCCGATAACGGATGTTTATCCGGGTGCTACTATTGGCCAGTTGATAGAGTATTGTCGCCAGGAACGCAGAATTGAACTTGCTTTTGAAAATCACCGTTTCTTTGATACCCGTACATGGATGATTGCCACTACTACTGATAATGGTCCTATTTATGGCATGAACGTAGAGGCGCAGGCAGTGAATGCAGATGATACTCCGGATGCTTTCTGGCGTAGGACGGTAGTTCAGAACCGTGTGTTCAGAGCTAATCACTTTTTGTATCCTTTCAGCCAGAGAGAACTGGACCGTAATAAACTGCTGACGCAGAACTACAAATGGAGATAAAACTATAGCATAAAACATATCTAATCAGATTTTAATTTATATGAAGACAAAAATATATATCCTTTCGCTTTTAGGCTGTTTATTACTGACTATGGGGGCTTGCCTTAGCGATGGAAAAGAAGATTATCTGGATGATTATAAATCATTCCTTTGCATTCTGAATAGCAATGAACAGGATATCACTTTTTACAACACTGGTGAACCTGTCACTTATAATATAACGATTGATAAAGGTGGAAACGACTTGAATATGACAGCTTCGGCTACATTGAAAGTATTGAATGAGTTCGATATTGAATATTACAATAACGAGAACAAAACCACTTTCAAACCTTTGCCTGCTGATTGTTATGACTTGCCTTCCGACATGACTGTCTCTTTTGGAGAGAAAGAACTGTATAAGATTAAAACGGTAACCTTTCATCCCGGGAAGATTTCTGCATTAAATACAGGCGATTTCACTTATGTGTTGATGTTGGAGCTTACGGACGGCACTTCTACCATTAATGAAAAAAATAAGTATATAATTGTGAAGCCTACCATCTATCAACCTACCTTCTCTCTTTCTGAATCAGGATTCAAACTTCCGTTTACGATTGCTGAAGGTGTGACTGAATATACATATGAGCTTCCTGTAACATTGAATACTGCTCTCACAGAAGATATAACTTGTGATGTGAGAGTTAAAAAGGAACTATTGGATGAATATAATACTACGTCTTCCATTGAGTATTCATTAATACCAGACAAGGGAAACAACTATACTATCGATAAGCTGACCTTTACGAAAGGTAATACTACGGCAAATCTGACTGTAAAAATTGATATTACTAATCTGGAAGGTAACTTTGCTCTTCCATTAGAAATAACTTCTACGAAATATGCTTTCTCCAGTGAAAATACAGTTATTATCGGATTGCAGAACTCAGCACCGAAGATTAGGCTTACACCGGATATGATGACTTTGATAGGAACAGATTTTGCTGACGGTAACGGTTTTGCCGATTGGTTGGATGTTGACTTGTCTACTCAGGCACAAGTTACTTACGGAGGAGGTGCGCCAGCCTTCCCGCATCAGGTAGATATACATCTCAATAGTGCCATTTCCAAGTTGAGAGTAAGATACGCAACCAGAAATACAAATCAGCATCCTACTAAATTTATCATCTATGTTAGTAATGATGGTGCAAATTGGAAAGAAATAAAAGTATTTACAGCAGAAGCAGACGGTCTTCCAGTATCGGCTACTACTTATTATGATACTTGTCCAACGATGCAACTGGGTGATTCATATACTTATGTTCGTTTTGAAGTTTATAGTTCTACTAATCCGAATAAATTTAATACATGGGCGCTCTCGGAGTTTGAATTGTATGGCAAATAATTGCTCTCTCTTAAATCTAACAAATAACTAATCTTGAGGGCTGGCGAATGGATGGTGCAGTGATGCACAAAATCTTTTTAGTCAGCCCTTTTTAAAATGAAAAGAGTATGAAGAATTATTTTTTGTATGTATTCATATCCCTGTTTCTGTTTTCTTTGTCGTCCTGCAAGGATGACGATGATGTAATCCCTGTGTTGGAACTAAGTTCGGGAAATGCAGACTTTCATAAAGAAGCAGGTTCTGTTGTTATTGATGTAAAATCACTTCCGGCAGACTGGACAGCTTCTGTAGATGCGGAAGGAGAACAGTGGTGTAAGGCTGAACCTGTTAATTCCAGTGCAGGAGTGAAGATAAGCGTGTCGAGTAATCCAAATAAGACTGTCCGTAGCACTTCGGTGATTATCAATAATGGAAAGTTGGATAAGAAAATCCTCGTACGTCAGTTAGGTACTGATACTGATATTCTGGTATCTCCTTCTTCTTTTACTTTAACTCCGGTAGGTGGAACAGTCGCTTTTGCTGTTACTACCAACCTGACGGAAGCGGAACTGGATGTCACTTACCCTTCCTGGATAAAGAAAGGAGCAGACACACGTGCTGGAACGATTGAAATACCTTATCAATTTACGGTGGGTGCTTATGACGGAAGTAGCGCGCGGACAGAAAAGATAGTGATAAAGGATAAAAAGTCTGATGTTTCGGCAGAAGTCACAGTCACTCAGAATGGATTGGACGGATATACATCCGGTGATACTGAGGGAATTGCGGATGATGTTCAGTTGGAAGTAGTCAGAGGGGAAGCATCTACGGCACATGGCGGTGAAGGGATTGAAAAATCTTTTGATAGTGATATGGGTACTATCTATCATTCCAATTATCCTTTTGCAGAAGGAGTGACAAGCCATTATCCGGTGACGTTGACTTACTATTTCAAGGAAAATACGGAAGCACTCGATTACCTTACCTATTACCCGCGCACAAGCGGTTCGAACGGAAATTTCGGTGAGGTGGAAATTCAGGTATCGACCGAAGAACATCCGGCTTTTGAAAGTGTGACAAATGAAACCGATTTTGATTTCGGCTCAAAAGGTGCGGTAGTGTCTTTCTCCTTTAGTAACACAATACAGAAGCCGAAAGCAGTCCGCCTGATTATTAAATCCGGTGTGAACGGGCATGCTTCCTGCGCCGAAATGAAATTCTTTGCCAGGAATCCCGAAGGGTTCGATCCATTGACCCTTTTCACAGATGTAACTTGTTCCAAATTGCGCTCTGATATTACAGAAGAAACGATTAAGTCTTGTGCTTATCCGTTCTTCAAGAATATAGCTTATTATATGCTGAAAGATAAATATCCGGCTGACTTCCGTATTGCGGATTTCAAACCTTATCAGCATCCGGATATACAGGCTGCCATCAATAAGACAAGCGCTTATAGCTTGTTGGATAATCCTACGGGTATCTTTGTGAAAGCGGGCGAAACACTGATTGTAATGGTAGGCGAAACGCACGGGCAACATTTGAGCCTAAGAATACAGG
The DNA window shown above is from Bacteroides faecium and carries:
- a CDS encoding TonB-dependent receptor, encoding MKEKHFSYWRYLRFIAVFMLLYPISVLAAQGHISVKGQFSLKEAIQFIEKNSEYTFFYKDSDLRDNTKKNINCSGTIEEVLKKLFTDSGVNYIIKGNEVIFKVNKTEKVEQQQQQKKRVITGTVIDGDLKEPIIGASVWLKNSSSGAVTNLDGKYTITVEGIGGVLEFSYIGMKKQEIVIGDQSVINVTLSADTKKLDEVVVVGYGHQKKESVVGAISSLDVGELNIPGSNISNVLAGQLAGVVSMQASGEPGKNSASDFYIRGIASFKGNSTPLVLVDGIERELDLVDVDDIATFSILKDASASAVYGVRGANGVILITTKKGTEGKPRINVRAEMGFKSPTRMPEMANSVQWAEMYNEAKGLTGNGDGGYSAEQIQKYRDGSDTDLYPNVNWLDQMYRNLASSERITLNLSGGGDICKYYVSGGFYNEGSIFRNAGNVYDYNSSIHYTKFNFRANMDFSVTPTTTFNVNLANIYESSWGPGATTKDIWEYAFNTSPNAYPVQYSDGTISAPSSASGFNPWNLLVHSGYREQSWNSAQSLIGVTQKLDMITPGLTANIKFSWDASNNTLQVRSKTPPQFHATGRNDDGSLNYKTIYEGSNNLSYAPPVTESKITTYMEGSLNYTHLFAQKHRVGVLLLYNHKIYKLLTAENQKKSLPYKSQGLAGRLTYAYKDKYFAEFNMGYTGSENFARGHRFGFFPAYALGWMVSSEKWFEPLTKVVNDLKLKASYGKVGNDDIGAYRRWAYEPTINTLNGWKYGKTGNQTGTGYRVGEIENTNVSWEEATKVNAGIELRLFDKLKIQADYFYEERNGIFLARAGLPAIVGLTTTPYVNVGKAKVSGIDGTIEYQQQVGKVLLTGRGNFTFSRNQMLDNDEPDWEYKYQNSIGKPFGRKGATQRKGLIALGFFESQEEIDNSPTQMFGEYRVGDTKYKDVNGDGKIDTYDQISIGYTDLPEITYGFGLTAKWKNFDASVFFQGVARTSTYLSGTPLRPFSSDNMDRSAIYEDLYKYSWKTTNTDAENAAAKYPRLSYGAEAGSSNNNQSSTIWLRDRSFLRLKNAEIGYTLPKTWLNKTFIKSFRFYVAGTNLLTFSKFKLWDPELLDTTNGAKYPNNMTVTIGLNANF
- a CDS encoding RagB/SusD family nutrient uptake outer membrane protein, translated to MRLSITKYILLLCGIIPLLTSCEDFLDKQETEDITFGQLWEKRAYTRGYFLNAMSFLPNDLTSYVSTPQSTATDELINASNAGAESMNTGAWNASNVPGANFNLYNGIRECNIFMQNVYSCTDPTVTQEEKDEWYWYTRWARAYYYFLMMRNYGPVFLLGDEILPYDATTESLYRPRNTWEQCVEYVTDEMGKCGTYFKEHGKTTWTVDAEYGLPTEGAALAVISRLRLYSARDLYNGNTLYNTVKNPVTPDFPELSEQYLFPQDYNNDKWKEAVLAAKAVIDLGVYELHRDAATPDDPYANYLGITQTDWNKELIWSTGYASREIVARRTTPTGVKTKKGGNGAAYGALGPSQQQVDAYAMDNGIYPITGYEADGTPEIDRNSGYTESGTTNFENPFLKYLSRGDTYQNKYYKRTTRNMFVNREPRFYIAVYWSDSYWRCGPGKDDYVLCNLAKDGNSNTSHDHSRGGYLLNRFCDHTASFVNNQPGNMVFPTFRLGEIYLNFIEAALEWEKRTGDNQFHAKAMEYWADLRDRSGMSPITDVYPGATIGQLIEYCRQERRIELAFENHRFFDTRTWMIATTTDNGPIYGMNVEAQAVNADDTPDAFWRRTVVQNRVFRANHFLYPFSQRELDRNKLLTQNYKWR
- a CDS encoding BT_3987 domain-containing protein, encoding MKTKIYILSLLGCLLLTMGACLSDGKEDYLDDYKSFLCILNSNEQDITFYNTGEPVTYNITIDKGGNDLNMTASATLKVLNEFDIEYYNNENKTTFKPLPADCYDLPSDMTVSFGEKELYKIKTVTFHPGKISALNTGDFTYVLMLELTDGTSTINEKNKYIIVKPTIYQPTFSLSESGFKLPFTIAEGVTEYTYELPVTLNTALTEDITCDVRVKKELLDEYNTTSSIEYSLIPDKGNNYTIDKLTFTKGNTTANLTVKIDITNLEGNFALPLEITSTKYAFSSENTVIIGLQNSAPKIRLTPDMMTLIGTDFADGNGFADWLDVDLSTQAQVTYGGGAPAFPHQVDIHLNSAISKLRVRYATRNTNQHPTKFIIYVSNDGANWKEIKVFTAEADGLPVSATTYYDTCPTMQLGDSYTYVRFEVYSSTNPNKFNTWALSEFELYGK
- a CDS encoding M60 family metallopeptidase, which codes for MKNYFLYVFISLFLFSLSSCKDDDDVIPVLELSSGNADFHKEAGSVVIDVKSLPADWTASVDAEGEQWCKAEPVNSSAGVKISVSSNPNKTVRSTSVIINNGKLDKKILVRQLGTDTDILVSPSSFTLTPVGGTVAFAVTTNLTEAELDVTYPSWIKKGADTRAGTIEIPYQFTVGAYDGSSARTEKIVIKDKKSDVSAEVTVTQNGLDGYTSGDTEGIADDVQLEVVRGEASTAHGGEGIEKSFDSDMGTIYHSNYPFAEGVTSHYPVTLTYYFKENTEALDYLTYYPRTSGSNGNFGEVEIQVSTEEHPAFESVTNETDFDFGSKGAVVSFSFSNTIQKPKAVRLIIKSGVNGHASCAEMKFFARNPEGFDPLTLFTDVTCSKLRSDITEETIKSCAYPFFKNIAYYMLKDKYPADFRIADFKPYQHPDIQAAINKTSAYSLLDNPTGIFVKAGETLIVMVGETHGQHLSLRIQDMDAPNADGFNSSVSYSLRTGINKIVSEKKGLIYVMYHVNGNPADYDEIKIHFASGSVNGYFDVAKHTREQWGTLLNGAVDGYFDVVGKYAHLTFPVSKLKSTSNGKDLIDLFDDIVYKEQIFLGLRKYNNNGGTGTDTDNRMFRNRMYFNVMYGQGDYMYSTSYHTAYHLSTMDNLCSVDQMKTNNWGPAHEVGHSNQTRPGLKWFGMTEVTNNICSMYIQKLYGINSRLLTTTPNSAYSNYYEHAMTLAFGNNDIFHAKLGDVFDKLVPFWQLELYMEYVLGKPDFYKDVYEYIRVNQDLPTDGERQIEFAYNCSKAAGLDLTDFFVKWGFLKAGSYEFNDSYGDGKVIVTEAQVSALKTKIRNLGYSAPQHKLEYICDSNLEAYVNNAAVVAGTATRSGFKLSMSGWRNVAVYEVSDHTGKVIFVSPQSSFTVSTTLPEGFKVNAVAANGTKTQVSF